In Antedon mediterranea chromosome 10, ecAntMedi1.1, whole genome shotgun sequence, one genomic interval encodes:
- the LOC140061257 gene encoding uncharacterized protein → MLGENAFAFTNGGSVEIYISPSVVELSTGTYKLSTGSSIYLANNKLRSIPSKAFQGGDIWLLKLADNNISFIHKDAFVALDSIYILHLAYNRLTEIPIFRGNIYGTLDVSWNSLTSLEDRKIPAVKNLLLGKNNIQSISTKIFANMSSLQTLFLVHNNITFIEDGAFNGTNLYFLFLYGNKISNITYKTLETQNTTLEYIYLFDNPIKQIEENALSHMIEKGTVYLNCCGLKSIPSNIGKFINIVCVTEGTEIEIKGFEKELLSIIGREIGLTCNSMTSKCSPCKEGTYRLYDSTKCGKCPPGGFYQDKRGVNEKGGYKDSCQRCPLGSFSNNAGAASIAGCQTCPSGTKTNNIANLNACYCLDNFHRTDRFGPCMPCSEGINCEGGYQNLTKGYWWSWDFHGDCRVGEEQYKNCLLAYTTFVTKLKNDIFPITNPNQLKDAVYRGPLPKVYACPLGEKSCNIGLKFNDTCVEGYTGWLCAACSNGHYELFNECHKCQGAAVTVIIFVSVAFAIIGMILLLWRMQERNVDRRQTGLDSFVTYLKISINFYQVLGILSEVTEIHWPKNFEYAGQILQYFDVIRYISMLSPRCLYDSWNAYSSLHIAMATPLVILLTMSTIYFICYIWNKCHGAVTESCIRDRCIVISMLLLYLTYANTCADILAVGPWSIRVFNVTADGKVNKTVLTSDYSIDMDQNVRKIRGKGG, encoded by the exons CAAACTTGCAGACAACAATATTAGCTTTATACACAAAGACGCCTTCGTCGCATTGGATAGTATTTATATTCT ACATCTTGCTTATAATAGACTTACGGAAATTCCAATATTTCGTGGAAACATATATGGTACTCT GGATGTAAGTTGGAACAGTCTAACCTCATTAGAAGACCGTAAAATACCTGCAGTTAAAAATTTGCTTCTCGgcaaaaataatattcaaagtATCTCAACAAAAATCTTTGCAAATATGTCATCTCTTCAAACGCT ATTTCTTGTACacaacaacattacatttataGAAGATGGAGCGTTCAATGGAACTAATCTTTATTTTCT ATTCCTCTATGGGAATAAAATTTCCAACATTACGTATAAAACATTGGAAACCCAAAACACAACACTGGAATACAt ATATCTATTTGACAATCCAATAAAACAGATCGAGGAAAATGCTCTATCACATATGATAGAAAAAGGAACAGT atatCTCAACTGCTGTGGACTGAAATCGATTCCTTCAAACATCGGGAAATTTATTAACAT TGTTTGTGTTACAGAAGGTACAGAAATCGAAATAAAAGGATTTGAAAAGGAGCTGTTAAGTATTATCGGTAGAGAAATAGGTTTGACATGTAATTCCATGACGAGTAAATGCAGTCCGTGTAAGGAAGGGACATACCGTTTGTATGATAGCACCAAATGTGGAAAATGCCCACCAG GTGGTTTCTATCAAGATAAACGAGGAGTAAATGAAAAGGGTGGTTACAAAGATTCCTGTCAACGATGTCCTCTTGGAAGTTTTTCAAATAATGCAGGAGCAGCGTCCATTGCCGGTTGTCAGACTTGTCCATCAGGAACTAAAACCAATAATATTGCCAATCTAAATGCATGTTATTGCCTTGACAATTTCCATCGAACTGATCGATTTGGGCCATGCATGCCCTGCTCAGAGGGTATTAACTGTGAAGGAGGATATCAGAATCTAACAAAAGGTTACTGGTGGTCGTGGGACTTTCATGGTGACTGTAGAGTAGGCGAAGAACAATATAAAAACTGTTTATTGGCTTACACAACATTTGTAACTAAATTAAAAAACGACATTTTTCCTATTACCAACCCAAATCAACTGAAAGATGCTGTATACAGAGGTCCGTTACCAAAAGTTTATGCTTGTCCACTAGGCGAAAAAAGTTGTAATATTGGACTAAAATTTAATGACACTTGTGTCGAAGGGTACACAGGTTGGCTTTGTGCAGCATGTTCTAATGGACATTATGAGCTGTTTAACGAATGTCACAAATGTCAAGGGGCTGCTGTAACTGTAATTATATTTGTTAGTGTTGCCTTTGCAATAATTGGAATGATTTTACTTTTATGGAGAATGCAGGAAAGAAATGTGGATCGAAGACAAACCGGCCTAGATTCATTTGTTACCTATTTAAAAatttctattaatttttatCAAGTCTTAGGTATACTATCAGAAGTAACCGAAATTCATTGGCCTAAAAACTTTGAGTATGCTGGCCAAATACTTCAATATTTTGACGTCATAAGATATATTAGTATGTTAAGTCCAAGATGTTTATATGACTCTTGGAATGCGTATTCCTCCCTTCATATTGCCATGGCTACACCACTAGTCATACTGTTGACTATGTCTACCATTTACTTCATTTGCTACATCTGGAATAAGTGTCATGGAGCAGTAACTGAGAGTTGCATACGTGATAGATGTATTGTTATATCCATGTTGCTCCTTTACCTTACGTATGCAAATACATGTGCTGATATATTAGCAGTGGGGCCATGGTCAATTCGTGTATTTAACGTCACAGCAGACGGAAAGGTCAATAAAACAGTACTAACGTCAGACTACTCCATTGATATGGACCAAAATG TAAGAAAAATCAGAGGAAAGGGTGGATGA
- the LOC140061256 gene encoding uncharacterized protein: MELVRGGVAIYVKDNIECAILDIPVPPELEVIWINLKCSRLPRGISSIVVCAIYITTDSPYQLLLERHICETIDLIRSRSLQTGFCIMGDFNRMNINYILRNNCLKQIVNFPTRELATLDFILTNFETKYHTPEAMSPLGFSDHICILWKPKVQAIKNVVKSISVRPLYDTRIRSFGTWIVSQNWNDIYSCISTQSKVDAFYYKLITAINKFFPLKNIKTHNTNKPWLTQNIRNSISERQKAFKSNNLTHWKACRNKVKREIIKAKVKFNVDRVRHLQKTDPGKWHQQVRVMKNTKKIDLNIPVPEISPLDHKSIANVINDLFTNISAHIPILNKTQLPAFLPSDKPAPKLYPWDIYKKLRSIKENKACGPDLVPPKIVKLFAMEFCEPLCDILNCSFSEGIVPSQWKKAVVVPVPKVQPPTIDKLRPISITSVFAKVAEEFITDWILQDISSKIDVNQFGNVKGLSTAHYLTHLVHYLCQGAENKHNVGTMVLTDFSKAFDLIDHTILVNKIIDIGVRGALVPWLCDFLFMRMQCVKYNGTLSNYSYLKAGVPQGTKLGPSLYVSRS; the protein is encoded by the exons atggag TTAGTTAGAGGCGGTGTGGCAATTTATGTGAAGGATAACATTGAATGTGCAATTCTTGACATCCCTGTACCACCTGAATTGGAAGTCATTTGGATAAACTTAAAATGTTCTCGTCTACCAAGAGGAATATCATCAATCGTTGTTTGTGCTATCTACATCACAACAGACTCCCCATATCAACTTCTTCTTGAGCGGCATATTTGTGAAACGATTGACCTTATTCGTTCTAGATCACTTCAGACTGGCTTTTGCATTATGGGCGATTTCAACAGAATGAACATTAACTACATTTTACGTAATAActgtttaaaacaaattgttaattTTCCAACCCGTGAACTTGCTACATTAGACTTCATCTTGACTAATTTTGAAACTAAATACCATACTCCGGAAGCGATGTCTCCTCTTGGTTTTAGTGACCACATCTGTATTTTATGGAAACCTAAAGTTCAAGCTATCAAAAATGTTGTCAAATCTATAAGTGTTCGTCCCTTATATGATACCAGAATAAGATCGTTTGGCACCTGGATTGTATCTCAGAATTGGAATGATATTTATAGCTGCATTTCTACACAGAGTAAAGTTGATGCTTTCTATTACAAACTGATCACTGCTATTAATAAGTTTTTCCcgttgaaaaatattaaaacgcaCAATACTAATAAACCTTGGCTAACACAAAATATCAGAAATTCTATTTCTGAACGCCAAAAAGCGTTTAAATCCAATAACTTAACCCATTGGAAAGCTTGCAGAAACAAAGTCAAGAGGGAAATCATTAAAGCTAAAGTAAAATTTAATGTAGATAGAGTTAGACACCTGCAAAAAACTGACCCAGGTAAATGGCACCAACAGGTCAGAGTTATGAAAAACACTAAGAAAATTGATCTCAATATACCAGTTCCTGAAATCTCTCCATTGGATCATAAATCCATTGCTAATGTCATCAATGACTTGTTTACTAACATTAGTGCTCACATCCCTATTCTAAATAAAACTCAACTCCCTGCATTCCTTCCCTCTGACAAACCTGCACCCAAACTTTACCCTTgggatatttataaaaaattaagatCTATTAAAGAAAACAAGGCCTGCGGACCAGATTTGGTCCCACccaaaattgttaaattatttgCCATGGAGTTTTGTGAACCACTTTGTGATATACTCAACTGTTCTTTTTCTGAAGGCATTGTCCCTTCTCAGTGGAAAAAGGCAGTTGTAGTCCCTGTGCCCAAGGTTCAGCCTCCTACTATTGACAAACTCAGACCTATCTCCATCACTTCTGTGTTTGCCAAAGTAGCTGAGGAGTTTATCACAGACTGGATCTTACAAGATATAAGTTCAAAAATCGATGTTAACCAGTTTGGAAATGTTAAGGGTTTGTCTACTGCTCATTACCTGACCCACTTGGTGCATTATCTCTGTCAAGGTGCTGAGAATAAGCACAATGTTGGTACCATGGTTCTTACTGATTTCTCCAAGGCCTTTGATCTTATCGACCATACCATCCTTGTTAATAAGATCATTGATATTGGTGTCAGGGGGGCTTTGGTACCATGGTTGTGTGATTTTCTTTTTATGCGTATGCAGTGTGTTAAATATAATGGTACCTTATCTAATTACTCTTACTTAAAAGCTGGTGTCCCACAGGGAACCAAGTTAGGCCCTAGCCTTTATGTTTCCAGATCATGA